From one Nitrosococcus halophilus Nc 4 genomic stretch:
- a CDS encoding sodium:solute symporter family protein: MNSINSAILEPRLGWITLAILSVIWVWLGWFWGRNAKALDEYVLAGRRVGLALGTATAMATWVTSNTTMAAPQLAFQMGIWGMLGYSLGAVGLLMFAPLAKRIRKLMPNGYTSGDFIRLRYGKTAWRLFLLISLFYGLGWLVSMGMAGGILINALTGIPYHYGMTIILTICVSYTLLGGFRAVIGTDFIQSLLILSGLVVIAWLAIDNVGFDRIHTAVVEERPQLLNLLMPAALMFLFNNLLFGIGEVFHSNVWWSRAFSFREGVGFKAYFTAGILWMPIPVVAGFIALAVPALDLNIPAADMVGPMVAGELLGVTGAVLVLIMVFSALSSSLDSLLAATSILVVEDLYRRHLRPHATGQQLRRVTVVTIIGLGVLTWLLCVPRLATLAELLYFTGAFVASTIWPIAAGLYWRRTNPMGAVAAMALGSIAGLSSYFAIGFYVAALVGAFVSMVIVLLSTWLWPRDFNWDRLQEAHPQEETPC, from the coding sequence CAATGCCAAAGCCCTAGACGAATATGTGCTGGCCGGACGCAGGGTAGGACTTGCCTTAGGCACTGCCACCGCCATGGCCACCTGGGTGACCAGCAATACTACCATGGCCGCCCCCCAGCTGGCCTTCCAGATGGGCATCTGGGGGATGCTGGGCTATTCCCTGGGAGCGGTAGGGCTGCTCATGTTTGCCCCACTTGCCAAGCGGATCCGCAAGCTCATGCCCAATGGCTATACGAGCGGTGATTTTATCCGCTTGCGCTATGGAAAAACTGCCTGGCGACTGTTCCTTCTCATCTCCCTGTTTTACGGCCTCGGCTGGCTAGTGAGTATGGGAATGGCGGGAGGCATTCTCATCAATGCCCTGACCGGCATTCCCTACCACTATGGCATGACTATTATTCTAACTATCTGTGTCAGCTATACCCTGTTGGGAGGCTTTCGCGCCGTTATCGGCACCGATTTTATCCAATCGCTGCTGATTTTATCTGGGCTGGTGGTGATTGCCTGGCTCGCCATCGATAACGTAGGCTTTGACCGCATCCATACCGCAGTCGTTGAAGAACGCCCCCAATTACTTAATCTCCTGATGCCCGCTGCCCTCATGTTTCTTTTCAATAATCTGTTGTTTGGGATAGGTGAAGTGTTTCACTCTAACGTGTGGTGGAGCCGCGCTTTTTCCTTTCGAGAAGGGGTGGGATTTAAGGCCTATTTCACTGCGGGCATCTTATGGATGCCGATCCCGGTCGTGGCTGGTTTTATTGCCCTGGCGGTTCCCGCCCTGGATCTCAATATCCCGGCGGCGGATATGGTCGGTCCCATGGTTGCCGGAGAATTGCTGGGTGTCACTGGCGCAGTTCTGGTACTGATTATGGTATTCTCAGCCCTTTCCTCAAGCCTAGATTCTTTATTGGCAGCGACCAGTATCTTGGTGGTGGAAGACCTCTACCGGCGCCACTTGCGCCCTCATGCCACCGGTCAGCAGCTCCGTAGGGTGACGGTGGTCACCATTATCGGTCTTGGGGTATTGACTTGGCTCCTATGCGTCCCCCGGCTAGCCACGCTCGCCGAATTGCTCTATTTCACCGGCGCTTTCGTGGCCAGCACCATCTGGCCCATTGCCGCAGGGCTCTATTGGCGCCGCACCAACCCAATGGGGGCAGTCGCTGCCATGGCCCTGGGCAGCATTGCCGGTCTCTCCAGTTATTTCGCCATTGGGTTTTATGTGGCCGCCCTGGTAGGCGCCTTCGTGTCCATGGTTATCGTGCTCTTAAGCACCTGGCTTTGGCCCCGGGACTTCAACTGGGACAGATTACAGGAAGCTCATCCACAAGAGGAAACCCCATGCTGA